One window from the genome of Saccharomyces mikatae IFO 1815 strain IFO1815 genome assembly, chromosome: 6 encodes:
- the PEX25 gene encoding Pex25p (similar to Saccharomyces cerevisiae PEX25 (YPL112C) and PEX27 (YOR193W); ancestral locus Anc_8.601), with the protein MSQYNTADIVSGSETPPYSGANYQDAQDDNTHTNSSDIDAENFSVGDESKPNIKSSKSSSKESQAKAKMVDNITILKYLLDSLSGRDKFAKIIKYALDILKLFIEKSRKNLTVLNPSVLTNYTKVLKNLTLKVALRHPVTVIKVLLLSLLKNFDRKIDFISQQLSTFRYILRFGGTPFRMFSLLGKLNKTRKCNFQIDQIKTIWLNEASLREFLDLYYGIFDELDLLYKLKIWTNKSFYSFVSRQESLAWQYDILLSLKDQWLNLQSLQRRQLELEVQLKVQSNALQLSPILMHQAQNDVSQSPIRKQLLNDLNVNNNSEVQIHKQLKAIKDEKTLVYLDITRLLFDCMANTSDILNLKTPKGTYAVLSLGSGLTGLVKLWITAKRSLCSSKD; encoded by the coding sequence GCAGAAAATTTCAGTGTAGGCGACGAAAGCAAGCCCAATATTAAATCCTCGAAGAGCAGTAGTAAGGAGTCTCAAGCTAAAGCAAAAATGGTGGATAATATTACTATCTTAAAGTATTTACTGGATTCTTTGTCCGGTAGAGACAAATTCGcaaaaatcatcaaatatgCTCTCGATATATTGAAActatttattgaaaaatctagGAAAAATCTAACTGTTTTGAATCCTTCCGTTTTAACCAACTATACCaaggttttgaaaaacttgacTTTAAAAGTCGCACTAAGACATCCAGTCACGGTGATCAAGGTTCTTCTCCTGTCTctactgaaaaattttgacaGGAAAATTGATTTCATCAGTCAGCAGTTAAGTACTTTCAGATACATTTTAAGATTTGGTGGCACACCCTTCAGAATGTTTAGTCTATTGGGAAAACTTAACAAAACTAGAAAATGCAACTTCCAAATTGATCAAATTAAGACCATATGGTTGAATGAAGCTTCACTAAGAGAATTTTTGGATTTATATTATGGTATCTTTGATGAATTAGATCTTCTATACAAACTGAAAATCTGGACAAACAAATCGTTCTACTCTTTTGTCAGTAGACAAGAGTCTCTTGCATGGCAATACGACATTCTTTTGAGTTTAAAGGACCAATGGCTCAATTTACAAAGCCTGCAAAGGAGACAACTAGAATTGGAGGTGCAACTAAAAGTCCAAAGTAACGCATTACAACTATCACCTATATTAATGCATCAGGCCCAAAACGATGTTTCGCAATCTCCGATTAGGAAACAATTGTTGAATGACCTAAACGTAAATAATAACTCAGAAGTACAAATACACAAACAACTAAAGGCTattaaagatgaaaagacTCTTGTTTATTTAGATATAACAAGATTATTGTTCGATTGCATGGCCAATACATCGGATATTCTAAATTTAAAGACTCCAAAGGGGACCTATGCTGTTTTATCTCTAGGATCCGGGTTAACTGGGCTGGTCAAACTTTGGATAACAGCAAAGAGGTCACTTTGCTCTTCAAAAGATTag